In one Gemmatimonadaceae bacterium genomic region, the following are encoded:
- a CDS encoding PadR family transcriptional regulator, whose product MGRPDKSSELLPGTLDLLILRALQRAPMHGYGIAQRLRDVSREVLLVGESSLYPALQRLLLDGYIRGEWGASENNRRARFYTLTPAGRKQLAVEQEEYEKITGAINAVLRFA is encoded by the coding sequence ATGGGGAGACCTGACAAGAGCAGCGAGCTGCTGCCGGGCACGCTCGACCTCCTCATTCTCCGCGCGCTCCAGCGTGCGCCGATGCATGGCTACGGTATCGCGCAACGACTGCGCGACGTCTCGCGCGAGGTCCTCCTGGTTGGCGAGAGCTCGCTCTATCCGGCACTCCAGCGTCTGCTGCTCGACGGCTACATCCGCGGCGAGTGGGGCGCGTCCGAGAACAACCGGCGCGCGCGCTTCTACACGCTGACGCCCGCGGGTCGGAAGCAGCTCGCGGTCGAGCAGGAGGAGTACGAGAAGATCACCGGCGCGATCAACGCCGTGCTGCGCTTCGCCTGA